In Fimbriiglobus ruber, a genomic segment contains:
- a CDS encoding tetratricopeptide repeat protein — protein sequence MTPPPRLRSASLAAFFLALVTGSVVAQQPMSPEQQAEVILTAARKGYNEGNLPFARDRFQEIVQKFANTSHANPARFGLAVCLINSPEQDFAKAAEILNGPANDGGFVDRAQAAYELGVCHRALGLKELERGIQAPNEAQQRKKTADEKFTHAAQAFANARDAFAGKKDDEKSARARCDVAEMEIRVGRVKEARNTCEPFVKDAALAKNKSRPLGLYYHGLACFQDKDYTAAGRSLNQVAPFTDPAFGTHARYLVARVLQMSGETAEAAVNYEAVLADYEKAKKDAAQALGQPDKFKNNPFEKARLEALAKGPVPEYVSGAVFHAAELGYEAGRFADALPKFQGFAKDFPTSPLQPDAQLRAGFCLVQVKQFDEAAKLLQPLVDKTPRLADQAQFWLGKAQVGLAQTADPTNPADRDNKLKAALDSLRKAAEKANQMAASDPDAKSRRHEILFDLADAVQLAKQYKEAAQIYEQLWNEQTALPARREEVLQRLTASLGAAGEFDRSNQRCDEYRKAYPQGVLTPAVAFRSAENSFARAVELAKANDKNRAAELKQKYDEAAGKFKEIVDKYPEFERVSFARFGIGVCLAQTGNLEEAVKAFDAIPGPDRSGDIATAAYLLADCLIRQAPAKADDALAENQMREKLSAAADLLQGFVAANPKAPEAPAALLKLGYCTKRLGATLADQNERNQTLNKAREVYEKLAKEYPKDPLAAQGTLELAKVRALAGDIGGAQNDLRQFSQNEALRQSPVAPLAALHLATLFRQQNNPAEAVKVLAEARQRYEGDLAKDPERAEWVGLLRYHHAVAVFETGKLAEARPLFEEVAKQSPGKPIAAEAFLRAAQCRIAEGKKLLEEGNQAKAQAGNDNNKKNAAEQKLQQGRQAINEAADHLLKRAEDLRGTLPTLEARSRMYYDAAWAWRAAAESELVNVREQVQKQMQYRLFEDAVRQLPPGAPQPKPEQFPLPEVPRAKIPLIGFENQSYYAYKRMIEEFPDSAATIDARFELAELKAERGENAEAAKLLKEALDKEPTDRPATPDTIERVRLRLGASLFAIKDYPASAAQFEAVAANPKTPYIAQALYRAGESLYAAGEFAKAAEKLVVFRDKGEFHNRDGLSDRALLRLGDSLAGAKQWDAARQSFETLIQRFGAGNAFAAEARYGIAGTLQNQSKYDEAVASYQQVIAATQAEIAAKAQLQVGQCRLAQKKYADAAAAFLTVPYTYDYPELAAAALLEAARAFAEDGKKDQAEKVLAKLIKDHPASSEWVKAAKERLEKLKSETSGAPKSPDAQPKK from the coding sequence ATGACGCCACCGCCCCGCCTTCGCAGCGCTTCCCTCGCCGCGTTCTTCCTGGCTCTCGTCACCGGCTCCGTCGTTGCCCAGCAGCCAATGTCGCCGGAGCAGCAGGCCGAGGTGATCCTGACGGCCGCCCGAAAGGGGTACAACGAGGGCAACCTGCCGTTCGCCCGGGACCGCTTCCAGGAAATCGTCCAGAAGTTCGCCAACACCTCGCACGCGAACCCGGCCCGCTTCGGCCTCGCCGTTTGCCTCATCAACTCCCCCGAACAGGACTTCGCCAAGGCCGCCGAGATCCTCAACGGTCCGGCCAACGACGGCGGGTTCGTCGACCGCGCGCAGGCGGCCTACGAACTCGGCGTCTGCCACCGCGCCCTCGGGCTCAAGGAACTCGAAAGAGGCATCCAGGCCCCGAACGAAGCCCAGCAGCGAAAGAAGACCGCCGACGAGAAATTCACCCACGCAGCGCAGGCGTTCGCGAACGCCCGGGACGCGTTCGCCGGGAAGAAGGACGACGAGAAATCTGCCCGGGCTCGCTGTGACGTGGCGGAAATGGAAATTCGGGTCGGCCGCGTGAAGGAAGCGCGGAATACGTGCGAGCCGTTCGTGAAGGACGCCGCACTCGCCAAGAACAAGAGCCGCCCGCTCGGCCTCTACTACCACGGGCTCGCCTGCTTCCAGGACAAGGATTACACCGCCGCCGGCCGGTCGCTCAACCAGGTCGCCCCGTTCACCGACCCCGCGTTCGGGACGCACGCCCGCTACCTCGTCGCCCGCGTGCTGCAGATGAGCGGCGAGACGGCGGAGGCGGCCGTGAACTACGAGGCCGTCCTGGCGGACTACGAGAAAGCCAAGAAGGACGCGGCCCAGGCGCTGGGCCAACCGGACAAGTTCAAGAACAACCCGTTCGAGAAGGCCCGGCTCGAAGCGCTGGCGAAGGGACCGGTGCCCGAATACGTCTCCGGGGCCGTGTTCCACGCGGCCGAGCTGGGCTACGAGGCGGGCCGGTTCGCCGACGCGCTGCCCAAGTTCCAGGGCTTCGCGAAGGACTTCCCGACCTCCCCGCTGCAACCGGACGCCCAGCTCCGGGCCGGCTTCTGCCTGGTTCAAGTCAAGCAGTTCGACGAGGCCGCCAAGCTCCTCCAACCGCTCGTGGACAAGACCCCGCGGCTCGCGGACCAGGCGCAGTTCTGGCTCGGCAAGGCCCAGGTCGGCCTCGCCCAGACGGCCGACCCCACTAACCCCGCGGACCGCGACAACAAGCTGAAAGCCGCCCTCGACTCGCTCCGCAAGGCGGCCGAGAAGGCCAACCAGATGGCCGCCAGCGACCCGGACGCCAAGAGCCGGCGTCACGAGATCCTGTTCGATCTCGCCGACGCGGTGCAACTAGCCAAGCAATACAAGGAAGCGGCCCAGATTTACGAACAGCTCTGGAACGAGCAGACGGCTCTTCCCGCCCGGCGGGAAGAAGTTCTCCAGCGGCTGACCGCCTCCCTCGGGGCGGCCGGCGAGTTCGACCGCTCGAACCAACGGTGCGACGAGTACCGCAAGGCGTACCCCCAGGGCGTCCTCACGCCGGCGGTCGCGTTCCGGTCGGCCGAGAACTCGTTCGCCAGGGCGGTCGAGCTGGCGAAGGCGAACGACAAGAACCGGGCGGCCGAACTCAAGCAGAAATACGACGAGGCGGCTGGCAAGTTCAAGGAGATCGTCGACAAGTACCCCGAGTTTGAGCGGGTCAGCTTCGCCCGCTTCGGCATCGGCGTCTGTCTCGCCCAGACGGGGAACCTCGAAGAAGCCGTGAAGGCGTTCGACGCGATCCCCGGCCCGGACCGCTCCGGCGACATCGCGACCGCGGCCTACCTGCTGGCGGACTGCCTGATCCGGCAAGCGCCGGCGAAGGCCGACGACGCGCTCGCCGAGAACCAGATGCGTGAAAAGCTGTCGGCCGCGGCCGACCTGCTACAAGGGTTCGTGGCCGCCAACCCGAAGGCGCCCGAGGCGCCGGCCGCGCTCCTGAAGCTCGGCTACTGCACCAAGCGGCTCGGGGCCACGCTCGCCGACCAGAACGAGCGGAACCAGACGCTCAACAAGGCCCGCGAGGTGTACGAAAAGTTGGCCAAGGAATACCCCAAAGACCCGCTCGCCGCGCAAGGGACGCTCGAACTCGCCAAGGTCCGCGCGCTGGCCGGCGACATCGGCGGCGCCCAGAACGACCTCCGCCAGTTCTCCCAGAACGAAGCCCTCCGGCAGTCCCCGGTCGCGCCCCTCGCGGCCCTGCATCTCGCCACGCTCTTCCGGCAGCAGAATAACCCGGCCGAGGCGGTCAAGGTTCTCGCCGAAGCCCGGCAGCGGTACGAAGGCGACCTCGCAAAAGACCCGGAACGGGCCGAGTGGGTGGGCCTCCTGCGGTATCACCACGCGGTCGCGGTGTTCGAGACCGGCAAGCTCGCCGAGGCTCGCCCCTTGTTCGAAGAAGTGGCCAAACAGTCGCCCGGCAAGCCGATCGCGGCCGAAGCGTTCTTGCGGGCCGCCCAGTGCCGGATCGCCGAAGGGAAGAAGTTACTCGAAGAGGGCAATCAGGCGAAGGCCCAGGCCGGCAACGACAACAACAAGAAGAACGCCGCCGAGCAGAAGCTCCAGCAGGGACGGCAGGCGATCAACGAGGCGGCCGACCATCTGCTCAAGCGGGCCGAAGACCTCCGGGGTACTCTCCCGACGCTCGAAGCCCGCAGCCGCATGTACTACGACGCGGCGTGGGCCTGGCGGGCGGCCGCCGAGAGCGAGCTAGTCAACGTCCGCGAGCAGGTCCAGAAACAGATGCAGTACCGGTTGTTCGAGGACGCGGTCCGACAGCTCCCGCCCGGCGCCCCGCAGCCGAAGCCGGAGCAGTTCCCGCTGCCCGAAGTCCCCCGGGCCAAGATCCCGCTCATTGGGTTCGAGAACCAGTCGTATTACGCGTACAAGCGGATGATCGAGGAGTTCCCGGACTCGGCCGCCACGATCGACGCCCGGTTCGAACTGGCCGAATTGAAAGCCGAGCGCGGGGAAAACGCCGAGGCCGCGAAGCTGCTCAAGGAAGCGCTCGACAAGGAGCCGACCGACCGACCTGCAACCCCGGACACGATCGAGCGCGTCCGCCTGCGGCTCGGGGCGAGCCTGTTCGCCATCAAGGACTACCCCGCGTCGGCCGCCCAATTCGAGGCGGTCGCGGCCAACCCGAAGACACCGTACATCGCCCAGGCGCTATACCGGGCGGGTGAGAGCCTGTACGCGGCCGGCGAGTTCGCGAAGGCGGCCGAGAAACTGGTCGTGTTCCGCGACAAGGGCGAGTTCCACAACCGGGACGGCCTGAGCGACCGCGCCCTGCTCCGCCTGGGCGATTCGCTCGCCGGGGCGAAGCAGTGGGACGCGGCCCGGCAGTCGTTCGAGACCCTGATCCAACGGTTCGGGGCGGGCAACGCGTTCGCGGCCGAGGCGCGGTACGGGATCGCCGGTACCCTGCAAAACCAGTCGAAGTACGACGAGGCGGTCGCGTCGTACCAGCAGGTGATCGCGGCCACGCAGGCCGAGATCGCGGCCAAGGCCCAGCTCCAGGTCGGCCAGTGCCGCCTGGCCCAGAAGAAGTACGCGGACGCCGCCGCGGCCTTCCTGACCGTCCCGTACACCTACGACTACCCCGAGCTGGCTGCCGCCGCCCTGCTCGAAGCCGCCCGCGCCTTCGCCGAGGACGGCAAGAAGGACCAAGCAGAAAAGGTGCTGGCCAAGCTGATCAAGGACCACCCGGCTAGCAGCGAATGGGTCAAGGCGGCGAAGGAACGGCTGGAGAAGCTGAAGAGTGAGACGAGCGGGGCGCCCAAGTCGCCTGACGCTCAGCCGAAGAAGTAA